tatttctagataACGTATaaatccttatagataacggagtcgattaagccatgtccgtctgtctgtctgttgaaatcaattttctgaagaccccagatatcttcgggatccaaatctccCCTGCTGCGGGTAGTCACCTTGAGTCTTCGGGCACGGTGCAGGGGCTTAAGCATCCTAAGGATGTGATCTAAGAACTACCCTCCCCATACCTCACAGCGTCTGTCCTCTATGTTAAGAGCGGCTGTGGGGTAAATGACCATCTTCGGTCGCCTAGCGATCACGATCTCAACTTGGTAGCGCCTGTTCCCTTAGTTAGGGCGGCTACCAATTTCCTCTGTCTGCATTTTCTGATGTCGGTCCGGGACTGTGGTTTGGGTTACCTAGGCAACATAACCGTACCTTCTAGCGTCTGTTCCCTATGTTAAGGGCGGCTGGAAATTACAATCTGGTTCTGTCAGTCCGaatgtttttggtgaaaactcAAATCCAGGATGCGTCTGTCTCACATTGAGCGGCATCCTGGTCTGCGTCTGACTCCAGTGGAGCGGCAGTGTCTTTTTCTTACCTATGGTAGAGGTATAAACTGCCAAACACCCCCCCCCCCCCATGAAATGTCAGTTTCAAACGACGGCCCTATGTCCTTGGTCGAGGGTGCTAAAATCTCCAAGGGTAACGTGAGTACTCAGGCGGAAGCCACAGGTCTGAGTGCCACTGGAGCTACTGTGACTGCGACGAATCAGACGAATACCCCGGGTCTGGTAGTCGGTGATGCTACTGGGGTAAATAAAACGAATAGTTTTTTGACTAGACAGGAAAGAGTGACTTTGGACGACAGCGACGACAACCTCTCAGGTCTGAAAGGGTTAAACCTTTATGAGACTGATGAGGAGGACTTACTCATGGTGTCCTCCGAGCCGCTAAAAGCGAATGAAGACGTACATCCGGAGGCCCATGACCCTGCAAAGGGAGACACAGAACAGAAAAACAGGAAACAGGACTCAGAACAGGACGAACGGAAAAGGTTGGCGGGCTACAAACGCTCTCTCCGGTATGTCAGGACGTTGGACTCGCGAGATCCCGCGTCTTTGACCACCAGGGAAAAGCGTTTGCGGCGTAAACATACCTACCACATACAGAAGTATGATGGCCTTACCTACTACTGTTGTGGAGGTAAGGCCAGCCAAGACTACGACCGAACCAAACCAGAGCAGGCAGGTGATCACATCTAAACATGTGCCCCATGCCAGCACTGGACCGAACACGATCACCGTCTCGGAGGATCTTGACGTACGCCCATCTACATCAAAGAGGGCCACGTCGGGGCCAAAGAGAGGTGATGACCAATGCGGCACGACGAAGTCTGCTAGCACAACACCCAAGGTGCTGTCCGCAATCTCCTCTACTCGAGGAACCGCGACGGCTTCCAAAGGTACAGCAAGCAGGCCTAGTATTAAGCGGCAAAGGTCAGGTGAAACGCAGGTGTCTGAGGGTAAGCGGCTGAAACCATCAACTAGCTTAACATCAGCACCTGAGCTACAAGTAGCCATCATAGATCGTAGTCAACCTGATGGGAAAATGACTACGGACAGATGGCTGCTTCTGGAGGAGAAGATCTTGCGGGCACTAGTGGACGAACTCGCATGCAGTGAGGATGATTCCTTCACTGCATTCGATGGCGCCAAATGGTTAAAGGGTGTCAAGATCATCGGGTGCGGTAACGAGAAGGCTCTAGGCTTTCTCAGTAACTGTATCCGAGGAGTTGGCGAACTCTGGCCCAACGCAAGAATCGAAATCGTCCCACTGGATCAAGTACCTTTTCGTA
The nucleotide sequence above comes from Calliphora vicina chromosome 1, idCalVici1.1, whole genome shotgun sequence. Encoded proteins:
- the LOC135951435 gene encoding uncharacterized protein LOC135951435, which codes for MSLVEGAKISKGNVSTQAEATGLSATGATVTATNQTNTPGLVVGDATGVNKTNSFLTRQERVTLDDSDDNLSGLKGLNLYETDEEDLLMVSSEPLKANEDVHPEAHDPAKGDTEQKNRKQDSEQDERKRLAGYKRSLRSMMALPTTVVEVRPAKTTTEPNQSRQVITSKHVPHASTGPNTITVSEDLDVRPSTSKRATSGPKRGDDQCGTTKSASTTPKVLSAISSTRGTATASKGTASRPSIKRQRSGETQVSEGKRLKPSTSLTSAPELQVAIIDRSQPDGKMTTDRWLLLEEKILRALVDELACSEDDSFTAFDGAKWLKGVKIIGCGNEKALGFLSNCIRGVGELWPNARIEIVPLDQVPFRTTVRVWVPPPLLEDEATLTLIKRQNKELGTEDWTIERGRSRDKGEGKDLWIKIGSESLRLLRSSQGVIKYGLNQLRLILPAVKRNDEPKRPESGTD